From the genome of Candidatus Defluviilinea proxima:
TCCTGCCGTTCATCTTTGGGCTAAACGTAATCACAGGAAGTAACTTATTTTTGCATCTCGGCGTGATCGTCGCCATTTTCGGTTTCATGCTCGCGTGGGCGCTTTAACTTAACCGTCATTGCGAGCGAAGCGAAGCAATCTCCAACTCGTGATGGGGATTGCTTCGGTCGCTAACGCTCCCTCGCAATGACGGAGGTGTCACTCACCCACTCGACTCGCTCAACTTCCCCATCTTCCCCCAACAACATAGGCAACTGAGACTTCAACACGTCAGGCTCACCCGACGTAAATAATTTGACATTTCCCTTTGACTCTGATCGACTCTTCATGTCCCCCGCTTCCAGCAGACGTTTGACCTGTTTCGCCACCGAGGGAGCGGGGTCTATCACCCGAACCGCCCCCCCCACGATCTCTTGCACAAGTGGTATCACAAACGGATAGTGGGTACACCCCAACACAACTGTATCAATATTTTTCTCCAACATCGGCAGAAGCGCATCTTCCAAGATATCACGCGTTTCTTCGCCGTTTAAATTCCCCTGCTCGATCTGTTGTACCAATCCGTTACACGTATTCTGGAATAACTCCACTCCATTGGCAAACCGTTCCACCACGGACGCATACAACGCGCCCTGAAATGTCGCTGGCGTGGCAAGGACTCCCACTTTGCCCGTTTGAGTTATCTCGACTGCAGGTTTGACCGCAGGCTCCATGCCCACGAATTGCACATCGGGAAATTTCTCACGCAAATATTTCAACGCCGCCGCAGAAGCCGCGTTACAAGCAACGACGATGATCTTTGCATTTCGCTTCAGCAAGAATCTCGTGATAGCTTCTGAAAAATCCCGTATCTGCTCCATCGGTCGCGGACCATAAGGGATATGTCCCTGATCGCCAAAATAGAGCACAGACTCTTCAGGCATCTGCGCACGAATCGCCCGCAGAACGGAGAGTCCGCCTATACCGGAGTCGAAGATGCCGATGGGGGAAATGAGTGTATTAGACATTCCACAAAGTATAACGCAATCAAAAGGTTCGACTGCAATCCTGGTTTACAATACAAGCTGTGAACAATACTGGGACAAGACTCTCCTTCGCTCTACTTGGGTATTTCATCCTTGTTATCCTACTGCTGACATTAAACCCGTTCTACTTGGTCATGCCTGAAAGAGTGAGATTTACCTTCGACAGTGACTTGAACAATGCAATATCAAACATCCTGTTGTTCCTTCCAATTGGGTTCTTTTACCGTCTCTCTACCAGAAAACGAGGAGCGCTACTCATAGGCACAATCATCAGCATCAGTATTGAATTGCTTCAAATCTTTATCCCTGCACGGACGCCGTCTATTGTAGATATTCTGACAAATGCAGTAGGCGCTGGAATAGGAGCGGCTTTCAATGATTTCATTTCTTCGCGTATCGCGATTTCAAAAGGGACAGTGGGAAGGCTTAGACTCGAAACCCCTCTCATGGGACTGGTCTATCTCTTAACGGCCTTACTGTGGACAAATTCAATGGCACTTGCGAACGAACCCAACCGCGTGCTGTTGACTACATTGCTTGGAATTTGTGGTGCAGTAGTCTTGAGCGATTTATTCCGTCATTGGTGGGAAAAGGTAGATTATCGCATCAGTAGCTATGCTTCTCTCTCAGCGGGTATCTGGTTCCTACTGGGAATAAGCCCGTCCCTTCGACAACCCGGTCCTTCTTTAATCATTGGATTAGGCATTATGATTCTTGCCGGTATTCTGACCATACTCCCCCAACGCTCTACTGAACGCCGTTTTGAACAAGCTACACTCAAGAAAGTGCTTCCCATTTTTGCTTTCTATCTAACCTTGCTGGCGCTTTGGCACCCATTCCGATCGCTGACTGACTGGCATTGGTCAATTGGCTTTACCAATCAAATCACAGAAACCAGTATGAGTGTGCTCATGCCGCGTATAGAATATTTAGTAGCATTTACAGTCTTGGGGTATCTATTTGCTGAATGGCGTGGACGTGCTGAGATTCCGCTTCAGCAAGACCTACCGCGTCTATTCATTAGCGGAATAGGTGCGATCGTCGTGCTTGAGATTTTCGTCGGGTTTCAGGTTGGATCGGGGGCAAGCGTAGCACGGAGCATGATGGCGATCATCAGCGCATTGTTCGGCGGAACGATCTATCATCTTTTGCGTGCTCATATTCGGTTTCTGTTACAACACTAAATTCAGACAGCTACAAACCTAACAATTTATCTTTACTTCCCCGCCGCTTCGATGAACTTTCGGAACAAATTCCGAGTGGACGGTTGATCAGTCAACCATTCGGGGTGCCATTGTACAGCAATACCAAATGGATGATCGGATAACTCCACAGCTTCAACGAGTCCATCGGGTGCATGGCCCGTTACACGAAGTGATGGCGCAATATCTTTGAGTCCTTGATGGTGCAGGCTGTTGACCTTGACGATGGGTTCACCCAAGATTTCAGCAATATGTGTCCCTTCTTCGATCTTCACCTCATGCACAAGGACTGTCCGCAAGTTACCAGGGTAGGAATGGTCGAGGGCAGTGGGAAGTTGATCAGAGATGTGTGTATACAGAGTCCCACCGAGGGCTACATTCAACATCTGACATCCACGGCAAATGCCAAGGAAGGGTTTGCCATCTGAGGCTGAGGCTTGGATCAGTTTCATTTCAACGGAATCCCGCTCTAGGTCCACTTCAGTGATGCGCGGATGCGGCTCGCCGGGAGAAAGCTCAAGGCCAATGTCCCCGCCGCCAGAGAAGAGAATGCCGTCGAGGCGGGAATAGAGAGCATCCCATCCATCATTGTGGATCATCGATGGGATAAGAACTGGCACCCCGCCCGCCTGCAAGATCGCATTGATATACGATTGCATCAACATAACGGTTGGATGACCATGAATATTTGTGGATTGATTGGTGGTGATTCCGATGAGTGGTTTCATATCCCCAATTGTAAAACAAAAAAAGACCCTAAAGGTTTTGGAAACCTTTAGGGTCTACGTGACTAGTTATCGAACTTCTGCTTGAGGCGGGCAGATTTACCCGTGCGCTCGCGCATGAAGTACAACTGTGCGCGGTTGACAACGCTGTGGCGTTCGACCACGATCTTGTCAATGCGCGGGGAGCGGAGCAGGAAAGTACGCTCCACACCGATGCCGTTGGAAGCCACGCGGCGGACGGTGATGGACTGGTCATTGCCGCCCTTGCGGGTGCGGATG
Proteins encoded in this window:
- the rplS gene encoding 50S ribosomal protein L19, which translates into the protein MADIIKALEAKQNENIPQIRSGDNVSVHVKIKEGERERIQEFKGTVIRTRKGGNDQSITVRRVASNGIGVERTFLLRSPRIDKIVVERHSVVNRAQLYFMRERTGKSARLKQKFDN
- a CDS encoding gamma-glutamyl-gamma-aminobutyrate hydrolase family protein, with translation MKPLIGITTNQSTNIHGHPTVMLMQSYINAILQAGGVPVLIPSMIHNDGWDALYSRLDGILFSGGGDIGLELSPGEPHPRITEVDLERDSVEMKLIQASASDGKPFLGICRGCQMLNVALGGTLYTHISDQLPTALDHSYPGNLRTVLVHEVKIEEGTHIAEILGEPIVKVNSLHHQGLKDIAPSLRVTGHAPDGLVEAVELSDHPFGIAVQWHPEWLTDQPSTRNLFRKFIEAAGK
- the murI gene encoding glutamate racemase is translated as MSNTLISPIGIFDSGIGGLSVLRAIRAQMPEESVLYFGDQGHIPYGPRPMEQIRDFSEAITRFLLKRNAKIIVVACNAASAAALKYLREKFPDVQFVGMEPAVKPAVEITQTGKVGVLATPATFQGALYASVVERFANGVELFQNTCNGLVQQIEQGNLNGEETRDILEDALLPMLEKNIDTVVLGCTHYPFVIPLVQEIVGGAVRVIDPAPSVAKQVKRLLEAGDMKSRSESKGNVKLFTSGEPDVLKSQLPMLLGEDGEVERVEWVSDTSVIARER
- a CDS encoding VanZ family protein, whose product is MNNTGTRLSFALLGYFILVILLLTLNPFYLVMPERVRFTFDSDLNNAISNILLFLPIGFFYRLSTRKRGALLIGTIISISIELLQIFIPARTPSIVDILTNAVGAGIGAAFNDFISSRIAISKGTVGRLRLETPLMGLVYLLTALLWTNSMALANEPNRVLLTTLLGICGAVVLSDLFRHWWEKVDYRISSYASLSAGIWFLLGISPSLRQPGPSLIIGLGIMILAGILTILPQRSTERRFEQATLKKVLPIFAFYLTLLALWHPFRSLTDWHWSIGFTNQITETSMSVLMPRIEYLVAFTVLGYLFAEWRGRAEIPLQQDLPRLFISGIGAIVVLEIFVGFQVGSGASVARSMMAIISALFGGTIYHLLRAHIRFLLQH